The following coding sequences are from one Prochlorococcus marinus XMU1412 window:
- a CDS encoding sodium:solute symporter: protein MFLKSLNIFSIQNKDIFSNSLLISFFGLLIIFFLLIFGRKFKLAVQLERFGLPIAVISGILGISIGPFGAIHFLPKETINVWSNFPTPLLSLVFATLMMGRPIPNINGLVKPIFNQFLLALSLGFGQFFVGGLVVKYFLPPSMEANPLMGCLIEVGFEGGHGAASIIGESFNKLGFPNGLDLGLAMATMGLLSSSILGSIFIFLGRTLGLSDTEEILEQKDTLKGKNKTGIFADLKILIINLGFSGLAISFGILLLKFLRYISSSFGDFSKEIIFSLPVFPFILIGSLLIRYILEKTKNTEFISNILQREIGILSTDLLIFTAMASLDIAVVFDNWILILVFTIFGLFWNLFCIAYFAYFIFDDYWFEKSLIEFGNSTGVVASGLLLLRLADPKNISKTLPIFTSKQLFAQLILSGGLFTVLAPLMISKIGLDYWTEICALITFAILLIALIFNKVEMKKFQ from the coding sequence ATGTTTTTGAAATCATTGAATATTTTTTCGATACAGAATAAAGATATTTTTTCAAATTCTCTATTGATAAGTTTTTTTGGATTGTTAATTATATTTTTTTTGTTGATTTTTGGAAGGAAATTTAAACTAGCTGTTCAACTCGAGAGATTTGGATTGCCGATAGCAGTCATATCAGGAATTTTAGGTATATCTATAGGCCCTTTTGGTGCGATACACTTTTTACCAAAAGAAACAATAAATGTTTGGAGTAATTTTCCTACTCCTCTTTTATCATTAGTCTTCGCAACTTTAATGATGGGAAGACCTATACCGAATATAAATGGTTTAGTTAAACCGATTTTTAATCAATTTCTATTAGCTCTTTCACTAGGTTTCGGACAATTTTTTGTCGGTGGCCTTGTTGTCAAATATTTTCTGCCTCCATCTATGGAAGCAAATCCTCTAATGGGTTGTTTAATAGAGGTAGGTTTTGAGGGCGGTCATGGAGCTGCATCAATAATCGGTGAAAGTTTTAATAAACTAGGTTTCCCAAATGGTTTAGATCTTGGTTTGGCTATGGCAACAATGGGTCTTTTATCCTCTTCAATATTGGGTAGCATATTCATCTTCCTTGGTAGAACTTTAGGTCTTTCAGATACTGAGGAAATTCTTGAACAAAAAGATACTTTAAAGGGAAAAAATAAGACAGGAATTTTTGCAGATTTAAAAATTTTAATAATAAATCTTGGATTCTCTGGGTTGGCAATTTCTTTTGGTATTTTGCTACTTAAATTTTTAAGGTATATTTCAAGTTCTTTTGGAGATTTTTCGAAGGAAATTATTTTTTCACTACCAGTATTCCCTTTTATCCTTATAGGTTCGCTCCTTATAAGATATATTTTAGAGAAAACCAAAAATACAGAATTTATTTCAAATATTCTGCAAAGGGAGATTGGTATTTTATCCACAGATTTGTTGATTTTTACAGCTATGGCGAGTTTAGATATCGCAGTTGTTTTTGATAATTGGATACTTATTTTAGTGTTTACTATTTTCGGTTTATTTTGGAATTTATTCTGCATTGCTTATTTCGCATACTTTATTTTTGATGATTATTGGTTTGAAAAAAGCTTGATAGAGTTTGGGAATTCTACAGGTGTAGTAGCTTCTGGGTTACTTCTTTTAAGGCTTGCAGATCCTAAAAATATTTCTAAGACTTTACCAATTTTTACCTCAAAACAGCTTTTCGCTCAGTTAATTCTTTCTGGAGGACTATTTACAGTTCTTGCACCATTAATGATTTCTAAAATTGGGTTAGATTATTGGACAGAAATTTGTGCCCTAATTACATTCGCAATTCTCTTAATTGCATTGATTTTTAATAAAGTAGAGATGAAAAAGTTTCAATAA
- a CDS encoding glutathione S-transferase — protein sequence MKNDILYSFRRCPYAIRARWSLLICEIKVEIREIDLKNKPLDFLKNSKTKTVPILIKKNSEVIEESLEIILWALSESKKENIKLIYFPENKKEAIFEIINENDKEFKYHLDRFKYATRYKDSDEEFHFTNAIKILKRWNELLAENKYFFGDSPTIADWSVWPFVRQFRIACESQKRINYFEPSIKNWLDSFENNKEFKTLMYKYELWEPNYTKNYFPSNLTF from the coding sequence ATGAAAAACGATATTTTATATTCATTTCGAAGATGTCCATATGCAATTCGTGCAAGATGGTCCCTGTTAATTTGCGAAATAAAAGTAGAGATAAGAGAAATTGACTTAAAAAATAAACCTCTAGATTTTTTAAAAAATTCAAAGACGAAAACGGTTCCAATTCTTATAAAAAAAAATAGTGAAGTTATTGAAGAAAGTCTTGAAATCATCCTGTGGGCTCTCTCAGAGTCGAAAAAGGAAAACATCAAATTAATTTATTTTCCTGAGAACAAAAAGGAAGCTATTTTTGAAATAATTAATGAAAACGATAAAGAATTCAAATATCATTTAGATCGATTTAAATATGCCACAAGATATAAAGATAGTGATGAAGAATTTCATTTCACAAATGCTATTAAAATTCTAAAGAGATGGAACGAACTACTTGCAGAAAACAAATATTTTTTCGGAGATAGCCCCACAATCGCTGATTGGTCTGTTTGGCCTTTTGTAAGACAATTTAGAATCGCTTGTGAAAGTCAAAAAAGGATAAATTATTTTGAACCCTCGATAAAAAACTGGTTAGATTCATTTGAGAATAATAAAGAATTTAAAACCTTAATGTATAAATACGAATTATGGGAACCAAATTATACAAAGAATTATTTTCCTTCTAATTTAACTTTCTAA
- a CDS encoding GIY-YIG nuclease family protein, whose translation MSGYVYLIRVGDLYRIGKTDNLEKKIKKLKPDELLTSIMTKEPETLEARLLRKYKSQRIPETGYLKLSKRQIRECKKQFELKGSLPHTLDAEVSITLFASFLLFSLGSFIFNYLNFGFVRSISYSFGIASLPMVILFITGSFGGYFSEDLSLFSLLTNRIKGLFIAIAMLSMAYLIFNLG comes from the coding sequence ATGTCGGGATATGTTTACCTTATTAGAGTAGGAGACCTTTATAGGATTGGGAAAACGGATAATCTTGAAAAGAAAATTAAAAAATTAAAGCCAGATGAATTATTAACATCAATTATGACTAAGGAGCCAGAAACTCTTGAAGCAAGATTACTAAGAAAATATAAGTCGCAAAGAATTCCTGAAACTGGTTATTTAAAGCTTTCTAAAAGACAAATTAGAGAATGTAAAAAGCAATTTGAATTAAAGGGTAGCTTACCTCACACTTTAGATGCTGAAGTTTCTATAACTCTATTTGCATCTTTTTTATTGTTTTCATTAGGTTCTTTTATTTTTAATTATTTAAATTTTGGATTTGTAAGATCTATATCTTATTCTTTCGGAATTGCATCTCTACCAATGGTTATATTATTTATTACAGGTAGTTTTGGCGGATACTTTTCTGAAGATTTATCTCTTTTCTCATTGTTAACTAATCGAATAAAAGGTTTATTTATTGCAATTGCAATGCTTTCAATGGCTTACTTAATTTTTAATTTAGGTTAA
- a CDS encoding SDR family NAD(P)-dependent oxidoreductase produces MRTILISGASRGIGLNIAHKELKEGNRISIGIRDLESLKGSAIDPKKWPKGKIIINHYDALKKITAENWIKNTVDEFGGFDSVINCSGVLSKVPFLYKDGDEEDILNTLNINFLAIWHLCRLSWDHLCTSGRGRIIVLVSMSGKRSKGDLAAYSSSKFALMGLCQTMKNKGWDKNIRISAICPSWVNTKMAQNISSLDKSSMTQPEDIAEICSTILKLPTQSVPFEIALNCNYEI; encoded by the coding sequence ATGAGAACCATATTAATAAGTGGAGCCAGCAGAGGTATTGGACTAAATATTGCACATAAAGAATTAAAAGAAGGCAATAGAATTAGTATAGGCATAAGAGATTTAGAATCATTAAAAGGAAGCGCTATTGATCCAAAAAAATGGCCAAAAGGGAAAATTATAATCAACCACTATGATGCTTTAAAAAAAATTACAGCTGAAAATTGGATAAAGAATACCGTAGATGAATTTGGAGGATTTGATTCAGTAATAAATTGTTCTGGAGTATTATCGAAAGTTCCTTTCTTATACAAAGATGGTGATGAAGAAGATATTTTAAATACATTAAATATCAATTTTTTAGCAATTTGGCATTTATGTAGGCTTTCTTGGGATCATTTATGTACATCTGGAAGAGGAAGAATTATTGTTTTAGTTTCAATGAGTGGGAAAAGATCCAAAGGTGATTTAGCCGCTTATTCTTCTTCAAAGTTTGCTTTGATGGGATTATGCCAAACTATGAAAAATAAAGGTTGGGATAAAAATATAAGGATTTCTGCAATTTGCCCAAGCTGGGTTAATACAAAAATGGCCCAAAATATCTCTTCTTTAGACAAATCAAGCATGACACAACCTGAAGATATTGCTGAAATATGCTCAACTATTCTTAAATTACCTACTCAATCAGTTCCATTTGAAATCGCCTTAAATTGTAACTATGAAATTTAA
- the crtL gene encoding lycopene beta cyclase produces MSKENMPDVLVLGAGPAGMAIASALGKEKLDVEVLSPNGPDEPWPNTYGIWGKEVDQLGLQDLLEYRWKNTVSFFGHGALEEQDDENKATEHSLDYGLFDKKKLHNYWFNECNESLIKWHQGFANKIHFEKYKSTVTTKDGKTYSARLVVDATGYDPVFLKLKSCGPLAVQTCYGIVGNFSKPPLKKEQFVLMDYRNDHLNDEQKKEPPTFLYAMDMGDGKYFLEETSLGLVNPLTMENLKERLEKRLSYRNISITSMQHEELGLFLPMNMPIPDFKQQILGYGGAASMVHPASGYLIGNVLRRAPLVAKAVSEAIKNKNLSTYHIARKGWEALWSKELIRKKSLYQFGLEKLMRFDEKLLREFFGSFFQLPKNQWYGFLTDTLSLKEIVYAMCVMFIKAPWSVKKGLMIMHGREFKMLLRIIFPNI; encoded by the coding sequence ATGTCAAAAGAAAACATGCCAGATGTTCTTGTTTTGGGTGCAGGTCCTGCAGGTATGGCAATTGCCTCAGCTTTAGGGAAGGAAAAATTAGATGTTGAAGTGCTTTCTCCAAATGGACCAGATGAACCTTGGCCAAACACATATGGCATTTGGGGGAAAGAAGTTGATCAACTCGGGCTACAGGATTTACTTGAATATAGATGGAAGAATACTGTAAGTTTTTTTGGGCATGGAGCTTTAGAAGAACAGGACGACGAGAATAAAGCCACTGAACATTCACTAGATTATGGACTATTTGATAAGAAGAAACTCCACAATTATTGGTTTAATGAATGCAATGAGTCTCTTATTAAATGGCATCAAGGCTTTGCGAACAAAATACATTTTGAAAAATACAAAAGTACAGTAACTACAAAAGATGGCAAGACTTATTCTGCAAGATTAGTTGTAGATGCAACAGGATATGATCCTGTTTTTCTTAAATTAAAATCGTGTGGTCCCTTAGCAGTTCAAACTTGTTATGGGATAGTAGGTAATTTTAGTAAACCGCCACTTAAAAAAGAGCAGTTTGTATTAATGGACTATAGAAATGACCATCTTAACGATGAGCAAAAAAAAGAACCTCCCACTTTTCTTTATGCCATGGATATGGGGGATGGAAAATATTTTCTTGAAGAGACATCTCTTGGTTTAGTTAATCCTCTAACAATGGAAAATTTGAAAGAGAGACTAGAGAAGAGACTTTCTTATAGAAATATATCAATCACAAGCATGCAGCATGAAGAGCTTGGCTTATTTCTCCCCATGAATATGCCAATACCAGATTTCAAACAACAAATACTTGGATATGGTGGTGCTGCTTCAATGGTACATCCTGCATCTGGATATTTAATTGGTAATGTTTTAAGAAGAGCTCCACTTGTTGCTAAGGCAGTCTCAGAAGCAATTAAAAACAAAAATCTGAGTACCTATCATATTGCTAGAAAAGGTTGGGAAGCTTTATGGTCAAAAGAATTAATTAGGAAGAAATCACTTTACCAATTTGGATTAGAAAAACTCATGAGGTTTGATGAGAAACTATTGAGAGAATTTTTTGGCAGTTTTTTCCAACTACCTAAAAATCAATGGTATGGGTTTCTAACTGATACTCTTTCTTTAAAAGAGATTGTATATGCTATGTGCGTAATGTTTATAAAGGCTCCATGGAGTGTAAAGAAAGGTCTTATGATTATGCATGGAAGAGAATTCAAAATGTTACTTAGGATAATATTTCCAAACATATAG
- a CDS encoding SDR family NAD(P)-dependent oxidoreductase codes for MIKNKNILITGGNSGIGLFAIINLLKTKNNLYVVLKSKLRKNEFLKIIEKYFNKNYLSKYLNIIENCDLSDLENIKKIKDYFISKKIFVDVVVLNAGLQYTGSFYPKVSKQCIELTFAVNHLAHFYLVNIIKDFLRDKEESRIIITSSDVHDPKSSGGNIGKKAGLNNLVDFRKKVTGQFLNFNADEAYKNSKLCNILFAKELEKKLKMSSSKISVITWAPGLVIPNDDSGFFRYSKRFNLFGYFIFSKVAKNILGISESIENAGNILSQIVLDSNLNNIGYVHLSNKLISFKKHKLVESKVSDEANNSELASKLWILSEEICRSFGFVTFNI; via the coding sequence ATGATTAAAAACAAAAACATTTTAATTACTGGAGGTAATTCGGGCATAGGGCTTTTTGCCATCATTAATTTACTGAAGACGAAAAATAATTTATACGTGGTATTAAAATCTAAATTAAGAAAAAATGAATTTCTCAAAATAATTGAGAAATATTTTAATAAAAATTACCTTAGTAAATATTTAAATATTATTGAAAATTGTGATCTTTCAGATTTAGAGAATATTAAAAAAATTAAAGATTATTTTATTAGTAAAAAGATTTTTGTAGATGTAGTTGTTTTAAATGCAGGATTACAATATACAGGCTCTTTTTACCCTAAAGTATCAAAACAATGCATAGAATTAACTTTTGCGGTAAATCATCTTGCACATTTTTACTTAGTAAATATCATAAAAGATTTTCTTAGAGATAAAGAAGAATCTAGAATCATCATTACATCATCAGATGTTCACGACCCCAAAAGTTCAGGTGGCAATATAGGAAAGAAAGCGGGACTTAATAACCTAGTTGATTTTAGAAAAAAAGTAACTGGGCAATTTTTAAATTTTAATGCTGATGAAGCTTATAAAAATAGTAAGTTATGTAATATATTGTTTGCTAAAGAACTTGAAAAAAAATTAAAAATGTCCTCTAGTAAGATTTCTGTAATTACTTGGGCTCCCGGTCTAGTAATACCAAATGATGATTCCGGTTTTTTTAGATATAGTAAACGTTTTAATCTTTTTGGATATTTCATTTTCTCTAAAGTTGCAAAAAATATTTTAGGAATTTCTGAAAGCATAGAAAATGCTGGAAATATTCTTTCTCAGATTGTCCTTGATTCAAATTTAAATAATATTGGTTACGTACATTTAAGTAATAAACTTATATCTTTTAAAAAACATAAATTAGTAGAAAGTAAGGTTAGTGATGAGGCAAATAATTCTGAGTTGGCTTCAAAACTATGGATTTTAAGTGAAGAGATTTGTAGATCATTTGGCTTTGTTACTTTCAATATTTAA